In the genome of Methanopyrus kandleri AV19, one region contains:
- a CDS encoding CDP-2,3-bis-(O-geranylgeranyl)-sn-glycerol synthase produces MGSGAWLELGKGLWFILPAYIANLSACLFGGGRPLDFGKKLSDGRRLLGDGVTIRGFIVGVLAGAVVGLGEGLVVGDPWKAGDGFILGLGAMAGDAVGSFVKRRIGLERGAPAPVLDQLDFFVGAVLLYYLVYGWHPPGWVLVGLAILTLALHWLTNVIGYLLKLKEVPW; encoded by the coding sequence ATGGGAAGCGGGGCATGGTTGGAACTCGGAAAGGGTCTCTGGTTCATCCTACCGGCGTACATCGCGAACTTGAGCGCGTGCCTTTTCGGCGGCGGGAGACCGCTCGATTTCGGTAAAAAGCTTTCTGACGGGCGCCGACTGCTGGGTGATGGTGTAACGATCCGTGGCTTTATCGTGGGCGTCTTGGCGGGAGCCGTGGTGGGACTCGGAGAGGGGCTCGTGGTTGGGGACCCCTGGAAAGCCGGTGATGGGTTTATTCTAGGGCTCGGTGCGATGGCCGGCGACGCGGTAGGCAGCTTCGTGAAGCGCAGGATCGGGCTCGAACGCGGAGCACCCGCTCCGGTGCTCGATCAGCTGGACTTCTTCGTTGGGGCGGTGCTGCTCTACTATCTGGTGTACGGGTGGCACCCACCGGGTTGGGTGCTAGTCGGTCTGGCCATCCTGACCCTGGCGCTCCACTGGCTGACCAACGTCATCGGATACCTCCTGAAGCTGAAGGAGGTGCCATGGTGA
- a CDS encoding malate dehydrogenase, whose amino-acid sequence MSKVAVIGATGRVGSTAAARLALLDCVNEVTLIARPKSVDKLRGLRRDILDSLAAAQKDAEITIGCERDDYVDADVIVMTAGIPRKPGQTRLDLTKDNAAIIKKYLEGVAEENPEAIVLVVTNPVDVLTYVALKVSGLPKNRVIGLGTHLDSMRFKVLIAKHFNVHMSEVHTRIIGEHGDTMVPVISSTSVGGIPVTRMPGWEDFDVEEAVREVKEAGQRIIETWGGSQFGPAQAITNLVRTILQDERRVLTVSAYLDGEIDGIRDVCIGVPARLGREGVLEIVPIELEEDEMRAFRRSVKVVKEATREAMEAISER is encoded by the coding sequence GTGTCCAAAGTGGCCGTGATCGGTGCGACCGGACGTGTCGGTTCGACCGCGGCCGCCCGCCTCGCGTTACTGGACTGCGTGAACGAGGTCACCCTCATCGCCAGGCCTAAAAGCGTGGATAAGCTGCGCGGGCTCCGCCGTGATATCCTGGACTCGTTAGCGGCCGCACAAAAAGACGCCGAGATCACGATCGGGTGCGAGCGAGACGACTACGTCGATGCGGACGTCATCGTGATGACGGCGGGGATCCCGAGGAAGCCCGGCCAGACCCGTCTCGACCTCACCAAGGATAACGCCGCGATCATCAAGAAGTACCTGGAAGGTGTTGCGGAGGAGAACCCCGAGGCAATAGTGCTCGTGGTTACGAACCCCGTCGACGTGCTTACTTACGTGGCTCTGAAGGTCTCCGGGTTACCTAAGAATCGCGTGATCGGCCTCGGTACTCACCTTGACTCTATGCGGTTCAAAGTTCTAATTGCCAAACATTTCAACGTGCACATGAGTGAAGTGCACACTCGCATAATCGGCGAGCACGGCGACACCATGGTACCGGTGATCAGTTCCACGAGCGTCGGAGGTATCCCGGTCACCAGGATGCCGGGGTGGGAGGATTTCGACGTGGAAGAAGCCGTGAGGGAAGTGAAGGAAGCCGGTCAGCGCATCATCGAGACCTGGGGAGGATCACAGTTCGGACCGGCGCAGGCGATCACCAACCTCGTCCGGACGATACTGCAGGACGAACGCCGCGTGCTGACGGTCTCCGCGTACCTGGACGGGGAGATCGACGGTATCCGCGACGTCTGCATCGGGGTCCCAGCCAGACTGGGCCGGGAGGGTGTCCTAGAGATAGTACCGATAGAGCTCGAAGAAGACGAGATGAGAGCGTTCAGACGGTCGGTTAAAGTCGTTAAGGAGGCTACGAGAGAGGCGATGGAAGCGATTTCTGAAAGATGA
- the tes gene encoding tetraether lipid synthase Tes, producing MSDTLYETESLCPECLRVVPARLVRTAEGSVEIVKKCPEHGEFREVVWSDVEFFERAFEYEFKGPGVENPQTDSENGCPLDCGLCPCHESTTALGIIDVTNRCNMNCPVCFANAEAKGYVYEPSLEQIEEMLDLLRSERPVPAPAVQFAGGEPLVREDIVEIVAAADERGFHVQIATNGVEFARNPELAEDLHAAGLNVVYLQFDGLNPEIYEEIRGSRKVLELKKEAIKVLEREGISTVLVPTLARGVNDDQIRPMLDFAREFEVIRGINVQPISFTGRTPREERERMRITIPDFVKLVEEQTDGRIPAESFYPVPIAAKIARLIGQLHGKRKPEFSAHPICGVATYLLDEGDWYRPITDYVDPDAFIDALEEVAEKAGSLDRKRDRAKAAWIVTKYLRRVFKGLTGKRKLARLVLDVVTKGTYDALADFHWNALLLGCMHFMDPYNFQTDRVRRCVIHYATPDGRIVPFCPYNSIHREEIERKFGVPLEEWKERRNG from the coding sequence GTGAGCGACACCCTGTACGAGACCGAGAGCCTCTGCCCCGAATGTCTCCGAGTGGTACCGGCGAGGCTCGTTCGGACCGCCGAAGGTTCCGTGGAGATAGTTAAGAAGTGCCCGGAACACGGTGAGTTCCGCGAAGTCGTATGGTCCGATGTCGAGTTCTTCGAACGCGCCTTCGAGTACGAGTTCAAGGGTCCCGGCGTGGAGAACCCACAAACGGACAGCGAGAACGGCTGCCCACTCGACTGCGGTCTCTGCCCGTGCCACGAGAGTACTACCGCTCTCGGGATCATCGACGTCACGAACCGGTGTAACATGAACTGTCCCGTATGTTTCGCCAACGCAGAGGCTAAGGGTTACGTGTACGAGCCGTCCCTCGAGCAGATCGAGGAGATGCTTGACTTATTACGCTCGGAGCGCCCCGTGCCGGCTCCCGCGGTGCAGTTCGCGGGCGGCGAGCCGTTAGTCCGTGAGGACATCGTCGAGATCGTCGCCGCCGCGGACGAGCGCGGCTTCCACGTACAGATCGCGACGAACGGTGTGGAGTTCGCCCGGAATCCGGAGCTGGCGGAGGATCTCCACGCCGCCGGACTGAACGTCGTGTACCTGCAGTTCGACGGGCTGAACCCCGAGATCTACGAGGAGATACGGGGCTCCAGGAAGGTCCTCGAGTTGAAGAAGGAGGCGATCAAGGTCCTCGAGCGCGAGGGGATCTCCACGGTCCTCGTACCCACGCTGGCCCGCGGGGTCAACGACGATCAGATTCGGCCCATGCTGGACTTCGCCCGCGAGTTCGAGGTCATCCGCGGGATCAACGTGCAGCCGATCTCGTTCACGGGTCGAACGCCGCGCGAGGAGCGGGAGCGCATGCGCATCACCATACCGGACTTCGTCAAGCTCGTCGAGGAGCAGACGGACGGCCGTATCCCCGCCGAGAGCTTCTACCCGGTCCCGATCGCGGCGAAGATAGCCCGGCTGATTGGACAACTCCACGGGAAGCGGAAGCCGGAGTTCTCCGCGCACCCGATCTGCGGGGTCGCCACCTATCTACTCGACGAAGGGGACTGGTACCGCCCCATCACCGACTACGTCGATCCGGACGCGTTCATCGACGCGCTGGAAGAGGTCGCGGAGAAGGCGGGATCGTTGGATCGAAAGCGGGATCGAGCGAAGGCCGCTTGGATCGTGACCAAGTACCTACGGCGCGTCTTCAAGGGCCTCACTGGCAAACGCAAGCTGGCCCGACTGGTCCTCGACGTCGTGACTAAGGGAACCTACGACGCCCTCGCGGACTTCCACTGGAACGCGCTGCTACTGGGCTGTATGCACTTCATGGACCCGTACAACTTCCAGACGGACCGTGTGCGACGGTGCGTGATCCACTACGCGACACCGGACGGACGGATCGTACCGTTCTGCCCCTATAACTCCATACACCGTGAAGAGATCGAGCGGAAGTTCGGCGTGCCGCTCGAGGAGTGGAAGGAACGCCGGAACGGGTGA
- the argF gene encoding ornithine carbamoyltransferase — translation MRLKRLSTNHLLSIADLDREDVETVLRVAERFKERYLAGERVIPILEGKTLGLIFEKPSTRTRVSFEVAMHQLGGQAFTYTKQELQLGRGEAIKDTAAVLSRYLDGVMIRARRHEDIEEFARYSEVPVINGLSDLEHPCQALTDAFTIREKLGRGPHTVAFVGDGNNVCSSLALVCATLGWDFVHAVPEGYECPDRVWREVERRAEESGSETRVVRDPKEAVREADVVYTDVWVSMGDEAEREERLRVFRPYQVNEELMSHAPEHAIVMHCMPIQRGYELTDDVADSERSVIYDQAENRLHVQKAILALLMG, via the coding sequence GTGAGGTTGAAGCGCCTCAGCACCAACCATCTCCTTTCCATCGCGGATTTAGATCGGGAAGATGTCGAAACGGTCCTGCGCGTGGCCGAACGGTTCAAGGAACGCTACCTCGCGGGCGAGAGGGTAATACCGATACTGGAAGGCAAGACACTCGGCCTAATCTTCGAGAAACCCTCCACCCGCACCCGCGTCTCCTTCGAGGTGGCCATGCACCAGCTGGGCGGGCAGGCTTTCACGTACACAAAACAGGAGTTGCAGCTGGGTCGAGGTGAGGCGATCAAAGACACGGCGGCCGTGCTGAGCAGGTATCTGGACGGAGTCATGATCCGAGCGCGCCGCCACGAAGACATCGAGGAGTTCGCCCGGTACTCGGAGGTACCCGTCATCAACGGCCTGAGTGACCTCGAACACCCCTGTCAAGCTCTTACGGACGCCTTCACGATCCGGGAGAAGCTCGGTCGAGGTCCCCACACGGTCGCCTTCGTCGGAGACGGGAACAACGTCTGTTCGTCCCTGGCCCTCGTGTGTGCCACTTTGGGTTGGGATTTCGTGCACGCAGTGCCCGAAGGGTATGAGTGCCCGGACAGAGTTTGGCGGGAGGTAGAGCGTCGCGCCGAGGAATCGGGGTCGGAGACCCGGGTAGTTCGAGATCCTAAGGAGGCCGTACGCGAAGCCGACGTCGTGTACACCGACGTGTGGGTGAGCATGGGCGACGAAGCCGAACGGGAGGAACGATTGCGGGTATTCCGGCCGTATCAGGTCAACGAGGAATTAATGTCACACGCTCCCGAGCACGCGATCGTCATGCACTGCATGCCCATACAACGTGGGTACGAGCTCACGGACGACGTGGCGGACTCGGAGCGGAGCGTGATCTACGACCAGGCTGAAAACCGCTTGCACGTGCAGAAAGCCATCTTAGCTCTCCTCATGGGGTGA
- the purD gene encoding phosphoribosylamine--glycine ligase translates to MKVLLVGSGAREHAIAEALCGAPDEDVELYAFMGNRNPGIIRLAEDYVVGDPTDVEAVARAAADWNVDFAVVGPEDPLAEGVADRLEEEGIPTFGPKRGPARIEWDKGFARELMEKYDIPGRPEFGIFEDPDEACDFIDELGKPVAVKPAGLTGGKGVKVVGDQLKNLDEAKEYVKEIFEEDIGGIPKVIIEEKCVGEEYTIQAYTDGEKVIPTPAVQDHPHAYEGDKGPITGGMGSYSCPDGLLPFITKEDYERSVEILERTVEAIKKETGEPYRGVLYGQFMLTAEGPVVIEFNCRYGDPEAMNILPIAEGDIVTLHASIAEGSMEGEIEFLEKATVCKYVVPEGYPESSEGEGDVIEVDEECIHRYDAVPYYASVNLDEDGKIRMTSSRALAIVGIGDELEQAEEAAESAIRECVSGERIRHRSDIGKHETVEKRVRRMKRIRGE, encoded by the coding sequence CTGAAAGTACTGCTCGTGGGTAGCGGCGCCCGAGAACACGCGATCGCAGAGGCGCTTTGCGGAGCTCCGGACGAGGACGTAGAGCTTTACGCGTTCATGGGGAACCGGAACCCGGGTATCATCCGACTGGCCGAGGACTACGTCGTAGGAGACCCGACCGACGTGGAAGCGGTGGCTCGAGCCGCCGCAGACTGGAACGTGGACTTCGCGGTGGTGGGGCCGGAAGACCCGCTGGCCGAGGGAGTGGCGGACCGCCTGGAGGAGGAAGGCATCCCCACGTTCGGCCCGAAACGGGGCCCGGCTCGGATCGAGTGGGATAAGGGCTTCGCACGCGAGCTGATGGAGAAGTACGACATTCCGGGCCGCCCGGAGTTCGGGATATTCGAGGATCCCGACGAGGCTTGCGACTTCATCGACGAGCTCGGTAAACCCGTAGCCGTCAAGCCGGCGGGTCTGACCGGCGGTAAGGGAGTGAAGGTGGTCGGCGACCAGCTGAAGAATCTCGACGAAGCGAAGGAATACGTGAAGGAGATCTTCGAGGAGGACATCGGCGGGATCCCCAAAGTGATCATCGAGGAGAAGTGCGTGGGTGAGGAGTACACGATCCAGGCCTACACGGACGGGGAAAAGGTGATCCCCACACCAGCCGTACAGGATCACCCACACGCGTACGAGGGTGATAAGGGCCCCATCACTGGTGGAATGGGCTCGTACTCGTGTCCCGATGGTCTGTTACCGTTCATAACTAAAGAGGATTACGAACGTTCCGTCGAGATCCTAGAACGCACTGTCGAGGCGATCAAGAAGGAAACCGGTGAGCCGTACCGAGGGGTTCTATACGGGCAGTTCATGCTGACCGCGGAAGGTCCCGTCGTCATCGAGTTCAACTGCCGGTACGGAGACCCCGAAGCCATGAACATCCTCCCGATCGCCGAAGGCGACATCGTAACGCTTCACGCGTCGATCGCCGAGGGGTCGATGGAGGGAGAGATCGAGTTCCTCGAAAAGGCCACCGTGTGCAAGTACGTCGTCCCCGAAGGGTACCCGGAGTCGTCGGAAGGAGAGGGAGACGTCATCGAGGTGGACGAGGAGTGCATCCATAGGTATGACGCGGTCCCGTACTACGCTTCCGTGAACCTGGATGAGGACGGAAAGATCCGGATGACCTCCTCCCGCGCCCTGGCGATCGTGGGTATCGGCGACGAGCTCGAGCAGGCGGAAGAAGCCGCGGAGAGTGCGATCCGTGAGTGCGTGAGCGGGGAAAGGATTCGGCACCGGTCAGACATCGGAAAGCATGAGACCGTTGAGAAGCGGGTGCGCCGTATGAAGCGAATCCGTGGGGAGTAG
- the pyrE gene encoding orotate phosphoribosyltransferase, translated as MNRERLAEMLLEVGALKFGDFVLSSGKRSDYYVDIKEACTHPKVLDALTDALLEVLPDGDVLAGPELGAVPLVSVLSVKAGLPMAIVRKRKKEYGTGERIVGDVRGRKVVLVDDVATTGGSLLEALEAIEEEGGEVRDAVVVVDRQEGAEEALKERGVRLSSVLTADDLRGLRDAESTARG; from the coding sequence ATGAATCGGGAGAGACTCGCCGAGATGTTGTTGGAGGTAGGGGCACTGAAGTTCGGGGATTTCGTGCTCTCCTCGGGTAAGCGAAGTGACTATTACGTAGATATCAAGGAGGCCTGCACGCACCCGAAGGTTCTTGACGCGCTCACGGACGCCCTCCTCGAGGTCCTACCGGATGGAGATGTACTCGCTGGACCGGAGCTCGGAGCGGTTCCGCTAGTCTCGGTGCTCTCGGTGAAGGCCGGATTACCCATGGCGATAGTTCGGAAGCGGAAGAAGGAGTACGGAACCGGGGAGCGGATCGTAGGGGACGTGAGGGGCCGGAAGGTCGTACTCGTCGACGACGTCGCGACGACCGGAGGGTCACTCTTGGAGGCCTTAGAAGCCATCGAAGAGGAGGGCGGAGAGGTGCGGGACGCCGTCGTCGTGGTCGATCGACAGGAGGGGGCGGAAGAAGCGCTTAAAGAGCGGGGTGTGAGGCTCTCGAGCGTGCTGACGGCCGACGACCTGCGGGGGCTGCGGGATGCTGAAAGTACTGCTCGTGGGTAG